From a single Cupriavidus taiwanensis LMG 19424 genomic region:
- the gap gene encoding type I glyceraldehyde-3-phosphate dehydrogenase encodes MTIKIGINGFGRIGRMVFRAAAANFKDIEVVAINDLLEPDYLAYMLKYDSVHGRFDGEVSVDGNTLVVNGKKIRLTAVKDPAELKWGEVGADVVIESTGIFLTKEGAQKHIDAGAKKVIMSAPSKDDTPMFVYGVNHDTYKGEAIISNASCTTNCLAPVAKVLNDKWGIKRGLMTTVHAATATQKTVDGPSNKDWRGGRGILENIIPSSTGAAKAVGVVIPQLNKKLTGMSFRVPTSDVSVVDLTVELEKSASYEEICAEMKAQSQGALKGVLGYTEDKVVATDFRGDARTSIFDAEAGIALDGTFIKVVSWYDNEWGYSNKCLEMARVVAK; translated from the coding sequence ATGACCATCAAGATCGGCATCAACGGCTTCGGCCGCATCGGACGCATGGTGTTCCGCGCCGCCGCCGCCAACTTCAAGGACATCGAAGTCGTTGCCATCAACGACCTGCTCGAGCCCGACTACCTGGCCTACATGCTGAAGTACGACTCGGTGCACGGCCGCTTTGACGGCGAAGTGTCGGTCGACGGCAACACCCTGGTCGTCAACGGCAAGAAGATCCGCCTGACCGCGGTCAAGGATCCGGCCGAGCTGAAGTGGGGCGAAGTCGGCGCCGACGTGGTGATCGAGTCGACCGGCATCTTCCTGACCAAGGAAGGCGCGCAGAAGCACATCGACGCGGGTGCCAAGAAGGTGATCATGTCGGCGCCGTCGAAGGACGACACCCCGATGTTCGTGTACGGCGTGAACCACGACACGTACAAGGGCGAGGCGATCATCTCCAACGCGAGCTGCACCACCAACTGCCTGGCCCCGGTGGCCAAGGTGCTGAACGACAAGTGGGGCATCAAGCGCGGCCTGATGACCACCGTGCACGCTGCCACCGCCACCCAGAAGACCGTTGACGGCCCGTCCAACAAGGACTGGCGCGGCGGCCGCGGCATCCTGGAAAACATCATCCCGTCGTCGACCGGCGCCGCCAAGGCCGTGGGCGTGGTGATCCCGCAGCTGAACAAGAAGCTGACCGGCATGTCGTTCCGCGTGCCGACCTCGGACGTGTCCGTGGTCGACCTGACCGTCGAGCTGGAAAAGTCGGCGTCGTACGAAGAAATCTGCGCCGAGATGAAGGCCCAGAGCCAGGGCGCGCTGAAGGGCGTGCTGGGCTATACCGAAGACAAGGTGGTTGCCACCGACTTCCGCGGCGATGCCCGCACCTCGATCTTCGACGCCGAAGCCGGCATCGCGCTGGACGGCACCTTCATCAAGGTCGTGAGCTGGTATGACAACGAGTGGGGCTACTCGAACAAGTGCCTGGAAATGGCGCGCGTGGTGGCCAAGTAA
- a CDS encoding LPS-assembly lipoprotein LptE, translating into MKRLNLGRRKLLAALLAVPATGLLAGCGFHLRGNSDFAFKRLYIGIPPNSLMGADLRRAIRGGSDTQVVADQKEADALLDVLQDTRTKTILSITTEGVVREYRLTQRFTFRLRDAAGKELIAPSQLVLTRDLTYNEANTLAKDYEEQQLYRDMQRDIVQQLMRRLAAVKAI; encoded by the coding sequence ATGAAGCGACTGAACCTGGGACGCCGCAAGCTGCTCGCGGCCCTGCTGGCAGTGCCGGCCACGGGCCTGCTGGCCGGCTGCGGCTTCCATCTGCGCGGCAACTCGGACTTCGCCTTCAAGCGGCTGTATATCGGCATCCCGCCCAACTCGCTGATGGGCGCGGACCTGCGCCGCGCCATCCGCGGCGGCTCCGACACCCAGGTGGTGGCCGACCAGAAAGAGGCCGACGCGCTGCTGGACGTGCTGCAGGACACCCGCACCAAGACCATCCTGTCGATCACGACCGAGGGCGTGGTGCGTGAATACCGCCTGACCCAGCGCTTCACCTTCCGCCTGCGCGATGCCGCCGGCAAGGAGCTGATCGCGCCGTCGCAGCTGGTGCTGACGCGCGACCTGACCTACAACGAAGCCAACACGCTGGCCAAGGACTACGAAGAGCAGCAGCTGTACCGCGACATGCAGCGCGATATCGTGCAGCAGCTGATGCGCCGGCTGGCCGCGGTCAAGGCGATCTGA
- the fur gene encoding ferric iron uptake transcriptional regulator: protein MPSPADLKNIGLKATVPRLKILEIFQTSEQRHLSAEDVYRILLNEHMDIGLATVYRVLTQFEQAGLLSRNNFESGKAIFELNEGKHHDHLVCLDCGRVEEFFDSEIEQRQQSIARERGFTLQEHALSLYGNCTKTNCPHRPKR from the coding sequence ATGCCGAGTCCGGCGGACCTCAAGAATATCGGGCTGAAGGCCACCGTGCCCAGGCTGAAGATTCTTGAAATTTTTCAGACCAGCGAACAGCGGCACCTGAGCGCGGAAGACGTCTACCGCATCCTGCTCAACGAGCACATGGATATCGGCCTGGCCACCGTCTACCGCGTGCTGACCCAGTTCGAGCAGGCCGGGCTGCTGTCGCGCAACAACTTCGAGTCCGGCAAGGCCATCTTCGAACTCAACGAAGGCAAGCACCACGACCACCTGGTGTGCCTGGATTGCGGCCGGGTCGAAGAGTTCTTCGATTCCGAGATCGAGCAGCGCCAGCAAAGCATTGCGCGCGAGCGCGGCTTTACCCTGCAGGAACACGCGTTGTCGCTGTACGGCAACTGCACCAAGACCAACTGTCCCCACAGACCCAAACGATAA
- the leuS gene encoding leucine--tRNA ligase — translation MQDKYLPSAVEQAAQQHWQAIDAYRVSEHAAGPDGKEKPKFYACSMLPYPSGKLHMGHVRNYTINDVMARYLRMNGNNVLMPMGWDAFGMPAENAALNNGVAPAAWTYDNIAYMKKQMQSMGLAIDWSREVATCSPDYYRWNQWLFLKMLEKGIAYRKTGTVNWDPVDQTVLANEQVIDGRGWRSGAVVEKREIPMYYLRITEYAEELLGDLDGLGWPERVKVMQQNWIGKSVGVRFAFTHDIPGEDGKPINDGKLYVFTTRADTIMGVTFCAVAAEHPLATHAALNNPELAAFIDECKHGSVMEADMATMEKKGMPTGLQVVHPLTGDKVDVWVGNYVLMSYGDGAVMGVPAHDERDFAFANKYSLPIKQVIDVKGQPYSTEAWQEWYGDKENGTCIHSGKYDGLGYQAAVEAIAADLGAMGLGEKKTTWRLRDWGISRQRYWGTPIPLIHCDSCGVVPVPEQDLPVVLPEDLVPDGTGNPLAKDPRFLQCTCPSCGKPARRETDTMDTFIDSCWYYMRYTCPDADTMVDARNDYWMPMDQYIGGIEHAILHLLYARFWTKVMRDLGLVKFDEPFANLLTQGMVLNETFYREDASGKKHWYNPADVDVQTDERGRPMGATLKADGQPVVIGGIEKMSKSKNNGIDPQALIDQYGADTARLFVMFAAPPEQQLEWSGSGVEGASRFLRRVWNYGYANAAAIRDGAAGAPGADDAELRREIHGVLKQANYDYQRIQYNTVVSATMKMLNALDDAKTASPAARRECFGILLRVLYPVVPHITHGLWEQLGYAAEAGDLLDAPWPQVDEAALVRSEIELVLQINGKVRGSITVPADADRAAIEATAAASDTVAKFAEGKAPKKIVVVPGRLVNVVL, via the coding sequence ATGCAAGACAAATACCTTCCTTCCGCCGTTGAACAAGCCGCCCAGCAGCACTGGCAAGCCATCGACGCCTATCGCGTGTCGGAGCATGCGGCCGGGCCCGACGGCAAGGAGAAGCCCAAGTTCTATGCCTGCTCGATGCTGCCGTACCCGTCGGGCAAGCTGCACATGGGGCACGTGCGCAACTACACCATCAACGATGTGATGGCGCGCTACCTGCGCATGAACGGCAACAACGTGCTGATGCCGATGGGCTGGGACGCCTTCGGCATGCCGGCGGAAAACGCCGCGCTGAACAACGGCGTGGCGCCGGCCGCCTGGACCTACGACAACATCGCTTACATGAAGAAGCAGATGCAGTCGATGGGCCTGGCGATCGACTGGTCGCGCGAGGTCGCCACCTGCAGCCCGGACTACTACCGCTGGAACCAGTGGCTGTTCCTGAAGATGCTGGAAAAGGGCATCGCCTACCGCAAGACCGGCACCGTCAACTGGGACCCGGTAGACCAGACCGTGCTGGCCAACGAGCAGGTCATCGACGGCCGCGGCTGGCGCTCGGGCGCGGTGGTCGAGAAGCGCGAGATCCCGATGTACTACCTGCGCATCACCGAGTATGCGGAGGAACTGCTGGGCGACCTGGACGGCCTGGGCTGGCCCGAGCGCGTCAAGGTGATGCAGCAGAACTGGATCGGCAAGAGCGTGGGCGTGCGTTTCGCCTTCACCCATGACATCCCGGGCGAAGACGGCAAGCCGATCAACGACGGCAAGCTCTACGTCTTCACCACGCGCGCCGACACCATCATGGGCGTGACCTTCTGCGCGGTCGCCGCCGAGCACCCGCTGGCCACGCACGCCGCGCTGAACAACCCCGAACTGGCTGCCTTCATCGACGAATGCAAGCACGGCTCGGTCATGGAAGCCGACATGGCGACCATGGAGAAGAAGGGCATGCCGACCGGCCTGCAGGTCGTGCACCCGCTGACCGGCGACAAGGTCGATGTGTGGGTCGGCAACTACGTGCTGATGAGCTATGGCGACGGCGCCGTAATGGGCGTGCCCGCGCACGACGAGCGCGACTTCGCCTTCGCCAACAAGTACAGCCTGCCGATCAAGCAGGTGATCGACGTGAAGGGCCAGCCGTACTCGACCGAAGCCTGGCAGGAATGGTACGGCGACAAGGAAAACGGCACCTGCATCCACAGCGGCAAGTATGACGGCCTCGGCTACCAGGCCGCGGTCGAAGCCATCGCCGCCGACCTGGGCGCGATGGGCCTGGGCGAGAAGAAGACTACCTGGCGCCTGCGCGACTGGGGCATCTCGCGCCAGCGCTACTGGGGCACGCCGATCCCGCTGATCCATTGCGACAGCTGCGGCGTGGTGCCGGTGCCCGAGCAGGACCTGCCGGTGGTGCTGCCCGAAGACCTGGTGCCGGACGGCACCGGCAACCCGCTGGCCAAGGATCCGCGCTTCCTGCAGTGCACCTGCCCGTCGTGCGGCAAGCCGGCGCGCCGCGAGACCGACACGATGGATACCTTCATCGATTCGTGCTGGTACTACATGCGCTATACCTGCCCGGACGCCGACACCATGGTCGATGCCCGCAACGACTACTGGATGCCGATGGACCAGTACATCGGCGGTATCGAGCACGCGATCCTGCACCTGCTGTATGCGCGCTTCTGGACCAAGGTCATGCGCGACCTGGGCCTGGTCAAGTTCGACGAGCCGTTCGCCAACCTGCTGACGCAGGGCATGGTGCTGAACGAGACCTTCTACCGCGAAGACGCCTCGGGCAAGAAGCACTGGTACAACCCGGCCGACGTCGACGTGCAGACCGACGAGCGCGGCCGCCCGATGGGCGCCACGCTGAAGGCCGACGGCCAGCCGGTGGTGATCGGCGGCATCGAGAAGATGTCGAAGTCCAAGAACAACGGCATCGACCCGCAGGCGCTGATCGACCAGTACGGCGCCGACACCGCGCGCCTGTTCGTGATGTTCGCCGCGCCGCCCGAGCAGCAGCTCGAGTGGAGCGGCTCGGGCGTGGAGGGCGCGTCGCGCTTCCTGCGCCGCGTGTGGAACTACGGCTATGCCAATGCCGCCGCGATCCGTGACGGCGCCGCCGGCGCGCCGGGCGCGGACGATGCCGAGCTGCGCCGCGAGATCCACGGCGTGCTCAAGCAGGCCAACTACGACTACCAGCGCATCCAGTACAACACCGTGGTGTCCGCCACGATGAAGATGCTGAACGCGCTGGACGACGCCAAGACCGCGTCGCCGGCGGCGCGCCGCGAGTGCTTCGGCATCCTGCTGCGCGTGCTGTACCCGGTGGTGCCGCACATCACCCACGGCCTGTGGGAGCAGCTGGGCTATGCCGCCGAGGCCGGCGACCTGCTTGACGCCCCGTGGCCGCAGGTCGATGAAGCCGCGCTGGTGCGCAGCGAGATCGAACTGGTGCTGCAGATCAACGGCAAGGTGCGCGGCAGCATTACCGTGCCCGCCGACGCCGACCGTGCGGCCATCGAGGCCACCGCCGCCGCCAGCGATACCGTGGCCAAGTTCGCCGAGGGCAAGGCCCCGAAGAAGATCGTGGTGGTGCCTGGCCGCCTGGTCAACGTGGTGCTTTGA
- the tkt gene encoding transketolase, with product MSALAHPATSPFASQPAKLMADAIRVLAMDAVQQANSGHPGAPMGMADIAVALWGRHLKHNPSNPQWADRDRFVLSNGHGSMLIYALLHLTGYDLPIEELKNFRQLHSKTAGHPEYGITPGVETTTGPLGQGITNAVGMALAERLLGEEFNRPGFDIVDHYTYVFLGDGCLMEGISHEACSLAGTLKLNKLIALWDDNGISIDGDVVHWFNDDTPKRFEAYGWNVIRGIDGHDVVAVDNAIAQAKASDKPTLICCRTKIGKGAPNKEGGHDVHGAPLGGAEVLATREALGWAHAPFEVPAEVYDAWDAKANGQALERAWNALFESYAERHPYEAGEFTRRMKGELPGAFDAAVEAFIAKCEEKAETIATRKASQNTIEAFGPVLPEFLGGSADLTGSNLTNWSGSKAVRVDAWGNHINYGVREFGMSAIMNGITLHGGYIPYGATFLTFSDYSRNALRMAALMKIRSLFVFTHDSIGLGEDGPTHQSIEHVASLRLIPNMDVWRTADTTETAVAWAEAIRRENGPSCLIFSRQNLPFQQRDDATRANIARGGYVLRDSVNAGTGRPDAVIMATGSEVGLAVGAADALAAEGVHVRVVSVPSTTVFDKQDTAYKASVLPAGVPRVAVEAGVTDFWWKYQVQAVVGIDTFGESAPAGVLFKHFGFTVDNVVRTVKDTLI from the coding sequence ATGTCCGCCCTTGCCCATCCCGCCACAAGTCCTTTTGCTTCCCAGCCCGCCAAGCTGATGGCCGATGCCATCCGCGTGCTTGCCATGGACGCCGTCCAGCAGGCCAATTCCGGCCACCCCGGTGCGCCGATGGGCATGGCAGACATCGCCGTGGCGCTGTGGGGCCGGCATCTGAAGCACAATCCGAGCAACCCGCAGTGGGCCGACCGCGACCGCTTCGTGCTGTCCAACGGCCACGGCTCGATGCTGATCTACGCGCTGCTGCACCTGACCGGCTATGACCTGCCGATCGAAGAGCTGAAGAACTTCCGCCAGCTGCACAGCAAGACCGCAGGCCACCCGGAATACGGCATCACCCCGGGCGTCGAAACCACCACCGGCCCGCTTGGCCAGGGCATCACCAACGCGGTCGGCATGGCGCTGGCCGAGCGCCTGCTGGGCGAGGAATTCAACCGCCCGGGCTTCGACATCGTCGACCACTACACCTATGTGTTCCTTGGCGACGGCTGCCTGATGGAAGGCATCTCGCATGAAGCCTGCTCGCTGGCCGGCACGCTGAAGCTGAACAAGCTGATCGCGCTGTGGGATGACAACGGCATCTCGATCGACGGCGACGTGGTGCACTGGTTCAACGACGACACCCCGAAGCGCTTCGAAGCCTACGGCTGGAACGTGATCCGCGGCATCGACGGCCACGACGTGGTCGCGGTCGACAACGCCATCGCGCAGGCCAAGGCCAGCGACAAGCCCACCCTGATCTGCTGCCGCACCAAGATCGGCAAGGGCGCGCCCAACAAGGAAGGCGGCCACGACGTGCACGGCGCGCCGCTGGGCGGCGCCGAAGTGCTGGCCACGCGCGAGGCGCTGGGCTGGGCCCATGCCCCGTTCGAGGTGCCTGCCGAGGTCTACGACGCCTGGGACGCCAAGGCCAACGGCCAGGCGCTGGAGCGCGCCTGGAATGCGCTGTTCGAATCGTATGCCGAGCGCCACCCGTACGAAGCCGGCGAATTCACCCGTCGCATGAAGGGCGAACTGCCTGGCGCGTTCGACGCCGCCGTCGAGGCCTTCATCGCCAAGTGCGAGGAAAAGGCCGAGACCATCGCCACCCGCAAGGCCAGCCAGAACACCATCGAGGCCTTCGGCCCGGTCCTGCCCGAGTTCCTCGGCGGCTCGGCCGACCTGACCGGCTCGAACCTGACCAACTGGTCGGGTAGCAAGGCCGTGCGCGTGGACGCGTGGGGCAACCACATCAACTACGGCGTGCGCGAGTTCGGCATGAGCGCCATCATGAACGGCATCACGCTGCATGGCGGCTACATTCCCTACGGCGCGACCTTCCTGACCTTCTCGGACTACAGCCGCAATGCGCTGCGCATGGCGGCGCTGATGAAGATCCGCTCGCTGTTCGTGTTCACCCATGACTCGATCGGCCTGGGCGAAGACGGCCCGACGCACCAGTCGATCGAGCACGTTGCCAGCCTGCGCCTGATCCCGAACATGGACGTCTGGCGTACCGCCGACACCACCGAGACCGCCGTGGCCTGGGCCGAGGCGATCCGCCGCGAGAACGGCCCGAGCTGCCTGATCTTCAGCCGCCAGAACCTGCCGTTCCAGCAGCGCGACGACGCCACCCGCGCCAATATCGCGCGCGGCGGCTACGTGCTGCGCGACAGCGTCAATGCCGGCACCGGCCGTCCGGATGCGGTCATCATGGCAACCGGCTCGGAAGTGGGCCTGGCAGTCGGCGCCGCAGACGCACTGGCCGCGGAAGGCGTGCATGTGCGTGTGGTCTCGGTCCCGTCGACCACCGTGTTTGACAAGCAGGACACCGCCTACAAGGCCAGCGTGCTGCCGGCAGGCGTGCCGCGCGTGGCGGTCGAGGCGGGTGTGACGGACTTCTGGTGGAAGTACCAGGTCCAGGCGGTAGTGGGCATCGATACCTTCGGTGAATCGGCCCCGGCCGGCGTGCTGTTCAAGCACTTCGGCTTTACCGTCGACAACGTGGTCCGTACGGTGAAGGACACCCTTATCTAA
- a CDS encoding outer membrane protein assembly factor BamE — translation MRSIRSSAMRPTLVVSLLAAALLAGACSAYDSTSRKVANAITPYRINIVQGNFVSREAASQLREGMTRDQVKFLLGTPLLTDVFHANRWDYVFSFRRGNTSVVQQRRYTVFFDGDRLVKFGGDELPSEYELIAEIDGMKKALKEQTPGKISTSAAAAPAPAEQQTTVENFVPRQAQQPEAPSAAAQPAQPAAEPSAPAQATAPADAAKPAAN, via the coding sequence ATGCGTTCTATCCGTTCGTCCGCCATGCGTCCGACGCTGGTTGTCTCCCTGCTCGCCGCGGCCCTGCTGGCCGGCGCCTGCTCGGCCTACGATTCCACCTCGCGCAAGGTAGCCAACGCCATCACGCCGTACCGGATCAACATCGTGCAGGGTAACTTCGTCTCGCGCGAAGCCGCTTCGCAGCTGCGCGAAGGCATGACCCGCGACCAGGTCAAGTTCCTGCTCGGCACGCCGCTGCTGACCGACGTGTTCCACGCCAACCGCTGGGATTATGTGTTTTCGTTCCGCCGCGGCAATACCTCGGTGGTGCAGCAGCGCCGCTACACGGTGTTCTTCGACGGCGACCGCCTGGTCAAGTTTGGCGGCGACGAACTGCCGTCCGAGTATGAGCTGATCGCCGAAATCGACGGCATGAAAAAGGCGCTCAAGGAGCAGACGCCGGGCAAGATCTCCACCAGCGCGGCCGCCGCCCCGGCACCGGCCGAGCAGCAGACCACGGTCGAGAACTTCGTGCCGCGCCAGGCGCAGCAGCCGGAAGCGCCCAGCGCCGCCGCACAACCGGCGCAGCCCGCCGCCGAACCGTCGGCGCCGGCCCAGGCGACCGCGCCCGCCGACGCGGCCAAGCCAGCCGCCAACTGA
- a CDS encoding LysR family transcriptional regulator, with protein sequence MVNVDTKLLVIFTELLSKRNATYVAEKMHMTAPAVSHSLGRLREIFDDPLFIRVPHGLTPTPRALELGPKIRDMLDLWSSINEGDADNFDPATATGTLSIGFAAELGDTVFNRFVLRIKALAPDLHIKLVESHSWETDVASMRANELDLAFSPFPTRHPEIVEEMVTSLNLWVCARKDHPVLKGHCTLEQYLDCGHIFMAHSGGSGRPAPSLIPLDYALQQRGLKRNASLTVHSWRAQAELASQTDMIFTVNALTKDMACETYGLKAFPLPAELNTTLGLNMFWHRSRNTHPMLVWARGLFRQVVGEFVGLPPARPARVVSEQDLQDLQAR encoded by the coding sequence ATGGTGAACGTAGACACAAAGCTTCTAGTGATCTTCACCGAGCTGCTGAGCAAGCGTAATGCCACCTACGTGGCTGAGAAGATGCACATGACCGCGCCGGCGGTCTCGCATTCGCTGGGCAGGCTGCGCGAAATCTTTGACGATCCACTCTTTATCCGCGTCCCGCACGGGCTGACGCCGACGCCGCGCGCGCTCGAGCTGGGCCCTAAGATCCGCGACATGCTGGACCTGTGGTCCTCGATCAACGAGGGCGACGCGGACAACTTCGATCCGGCCACCGCCACCGGCACGCTAAGCATCGGCTTTGCCGCGGAACTCGGCGATACGGTCTTCAACCGCTTCGTGCTGCGCATCAAGGCGCTCGCGCCGGACCTGCATATCAAGCTGGTCGAGTCCCACTCCTGGGAAACCGATGTGGCGTCGATGCGCGCCAATGAACTCGACCTGGCATTCTCGCCATTCCCGACCCGACATCCGGAAATCGTCGAGGAAATGGTGACGTCGCTGAACCTGTGGGTGTGCGCCCGCAAGGACCATCCGGTGCTGAAGGGCCACTGCACGCTCGAGCAATACCTGGACTGCGGCCATATCTTCATGGCGCATTCCGGTGGCTCCGGCCGTCCTGCCCCTTCGCTGATCCCGCTCGACTACGCGCTGCAGCAGCGCGGCCTGAAGCGCAATGCATCGCTGACGGTGCATTCGTGGCGTGCCCAGGCCGAACTGGCCTCGCAGACGGACATGATCTTCACGGTCAACGCGCTGACCAAGGACATGGCCTGCGAGACCTATGGGCTGAAGGCCTTCCCGCTGCCGGCGGAGCTGAACACCACGCTCGGCCTGAACATGTTCTGGCACCGCAGCCGCAACACCCACCCGATGCTGGTGTGGGCGCGCGGCCTGTTCCGCCAGGTGGTGGGGGAGTTCGTCGGCCTGCCGCCGGCACGCCCGGCACGGGTGGTGAGCGAGCAGGACCTGCAGGACCTGCAGGCGCGCTGA
- the dapB gene encoding 4-hydroxy-tetrahydrodipicolinate reductase, which translates to MNIAIAGASGRMGRMLIEQVLNTEGVTLSGALDVPGSPALGQDAGLFLGRNTGVAITADLEAGLAGADCLIDFTRPEGTLVHLAAAKQLGVKMVVGTTGFDEAGKAALAEAAKSIGIVFAANFSVGVNATFKLLEVAAKLLSTGYDIEVIEAHHRFKVDAPSGTALKMGEVIADALGRDLKTCGVFAREGHTGERDPNSIGFATIRGGDIVGDHTVMFAGIGERIEISHKSSSRQSYADGAVRSARFLADKPTGLFDMQDVLGLK; encoded by the coding sequence ATGAACATCGCCATTGCAGGCGCATCGGGCCGCATGGGCCGCATGCTGATCGAACAAGTGCTGAACACCGAAGGCGTGACGCTGTCGGGCGCGCTCGACGTGCCGGGCTCGCCGGCGCTGGGCCAGGATGCCGGCCTGTTCCTGGGCCGCAACACCGGTGTCGCGATCACGGCGGACCTGGAAGCCGGGCTGGCCGGTGCGGACTGCCTGATCGACTTCACCCGTCCGGAAGGCACGCTGGTGCACCTGGCCGCGGCAAAGCAGCTGGGCGTCAAGATGGTGGTCGGCACCACCGGCTTCGACGAGGCCGGCAAGGCCGCGCTGGCCGAGGCTGCCAAATCGATCGGCATCGTCTTTGCCGCCAACTTCAGCGTCGGCGTCAATGCCACCTTCAAGCTGCTGGAAGTGGCGGCCAAACTGCTGTCGACCGGCTATGACATCGAGGTGATCGAGGCCCACCACCGCTTCAAGGTCGACGCCCCGTCGGGCACCGCGCTGAAGATGGGCGAAGTGATCGCCGATGCGCTGGGCCGCGACCTGAAGACCTGCGGGGTCTTTGCCCGCGAAGGCCATACCGGCGAGCGCGATCCCAATTCGATCGGCTTTGCCACCATCCGCGGCGGCGACATCGTCGGCGACCACACCGTGATGTTCGCCGGCATCGGCGAGCGCATCGAGATCAGCCACAAGTCGTCGAGCCGCCAGTCGTATGCCGACGGCGCGGTGCGTTCGGCCCGTTTCCTGGCCGACAAGCCGACCGGGCTGTTCGACATGCAGGACGTGCTGGGCCTGAAGTAA
- a CDS encoding VOC family protein: MSRPANTPWLTPYLTVANGRAALDFYGRAFGFTAGNVVDENGVPTHAEMHYQGQLVVMFAPEGAWGSTARTPRSLGVECPQTFYVYCDDVDAMHQRAVDAGAVSLMAPADQFWGDRYCMVEDPDGYRWGFGKPLAQANPAGLAN, translated from the coding sequence ATGAGCAGACCGGCCAACACCCCCTGGCTCACCCCGTACCTGACCGTCGCCAACGGGCGCGCCGCGCTGGACTTCTATGGCCGCGCCTTCGGCTTCACCGCCGGCAACGTGGTCGACGAGAACGGCGTCCCCACCCACGCCGAGATGCACTACCAGGGCCAGCTGGTGGTGATGTTCGCGCCCGAGGGCGCGTGGGGCAGCACCGCGCGCACGCCGCGCTCGCTGGGCGTGGAATGCCCGCAAACCTTCTATGTCTATTGCGACGATGTCGACGCCATGCACCAGCGCGCGGTTGACGCCGGCGCGGTCAGCCTGATGGCGCCGGCCGACCAGTTCTGGGGCGACCGCTACTGCATGGTCGAGGATCCCGACGGCTACCGCTGGGGCTTCGGCAAGCCGCTGGCCCAGGCCAACCCGGCAGGCCTGGCAAACTGA
- the holA gene encoding DNA polymerase III subunit delta: MQLKLDGLDAHLRQAKAKGLAPLYVVHGDEHLLVLEAVDRLRATAREAGFSEREVLVAERGFHWGRLVEAQQSMSLFGDRKIVELRIPSGKPGKDGGEALRAVAAQPSPDVVMLVTLPRLDFAASKSAWFQALEGAGVSIKVDTVDRTRLPAWVGERLALQQQRVQGGEPGRRALQFIADKVEGNLLAAHQEIQKLGLLYPPGELSFEQVHDAVLNVARYDVFKLSESMLSGDVPRLVRMLEGLRGEGEATVLVLWALTEEIRVLSKVRQGLAAGKPAGVLMRELRVWGPRERLVPQAAQRLAQPRLEAALALAARLDRQVKGLQDLPPPGAAPLPAEPWDGLQQLALMIAR, translated from the coding sequence ATGCAGCTCAAGCTCGACGGGCTCGACGCGCACCTGCGCCAGGCCAAGGCCAAGGGGCTGGCGCCGCTGTACGTGGTGCACGGCGACGAGCACCTGCTGGTGCTGGAGGCGGTCGACCGCCTGCGTGCCACGGCGCGGGAAGCGGGCTTCTCCGAACGCGAGGTGCTGGTGGCCGAGCGGGGCTTTCACTGGGGCCGGCTGGTCGAGGCGCAGCAGTCGATGTCGCTGTTCGGCGACCGCAAGATCGTCGAGCTGCGCATTCCGTCGGGCAAGCCGGGCAAGGATGGCGGCGAGGCGCTGCGCGCCGTGGCCGCGCAGCCGTCGCCCGATGTGGTGATGCTGGTGACGCTGCCGCGGCTGGACTTTGCCGCGTCCAAGTCGGCCTGGTTCCAGGCGCTGGAAGGCGCCGGCGTGTCGATCAAGGTCGACACCGTGGACCGCACCCGCTTGCCGGCGTGGGTCGGCGAGCGGCTGGCGCTGCAGCAGCAGCGCGTGCAAGGCGGTGAGCCTGGCCGGCGCGCGCTGCAGTTCATCGCCGACAAGGTCGAGGGCAACCTGCTGGCGGCGCACCAGGAAATCCAGAAGCTGGGCCTGCTGTACCCGCCCGGCGAACTGAGCTTCGAGCAGGTGCACGACGCGGTGCTGAACGTGGCCCGCTACGACGTGTTCAAGCTGTCGGAATCCATGTTGTCGGGCGACGTGCCGCGGCTGGTGCGCATGCTCGAAGGGCTGCGCGGCGAGGGCGAGGCCACGGTGCTGGTGCTGTGGGCGCTGACCGAGGAAATTCGCGTATTATCCAAGGTCCGGCAAGGGCTGGCGGCCGGCAAGCCGGCGGGCGTGCTGATGCGCGAACTGCGCGTCTGGGGCCCGCGCGAGCGGCTGGTGCCGCAGGCCGCGCAACGCCTGGCGCAGCCACGGCTGGAAGCAGCCTTGGCGCTGGCCGCGCGACTGGACCGCCAGGTCAAGGGCCTGCAGGACCTGCCGCCGCCAGGCGCCGCGCCGCTGCCGGCGGAGCCGTGGGACGGCTTGCAGCAGCTGGCGCTGATGATTGCGCGCTAG